A single Filimonas effusa DNA region contains:
- a CDS encoding IPT/TIG domain-containing protein — translation MKRMLHHAWRLPGRTMPTRRCLPAPTAASLALCLGLSLFSCQKDSYSSNNQLPYDPGRPVVFNNFFVDSGVIRTKVIIKGTNFGNDKSLVKVYFIDNEKSRPATVVNIDNENIYCLVPKQNGGNNKISIKVKNDSVSIAKTFRYSVSQNISNVVGLTGVAGSVDGSMADGRIQRTFGIAALGEDQVMSFEMLSGAVRYLSIPENKIYTVQTGFAAGQPAINAARTKVYAIQYGVPHKVICYKKENLWAPEVLTAGIARPNGVTVAGVIVSAALDNTEQWLYFRDKAGVFGRLEIDNPGNVQILNETCGPVGSADYNYLAYSRVDDCFYFGVQNIHSIYRVEKNGTNVQLWAGSSQGTNDGPRLEAKFNSPGGLAVDGEGNILIMDTNNHTVRRLNHGSGYVSRIAGTTASLGFSNGDPLSSKLNYPYAINADEYDNYFLGESWGCTIRKLAIE, via the coding sequence ATGAAAAGAATGCTGCATCATGCATGGCGCCTGCCTGGGCGGACCATGCCAACCCGCCGATGCCTACCTGCGCCTACGGCTGCTTCACTTGCTTTATGTTTGGGTTTATCCTTATTCTCGTGCCAGAAGGATTCTTACAGTTCCAACAATCAACTTCCTTATGATCCTGGCCGGCCTGTTGTTTTCAATAATTTCTTTGTTGATTCGGGTGTTATAAGAACCAAGGTAATTATAAAGGGAACCAATTTCGGGAACGACAAATCGCTGGTCAAGGTTTATTTCATCGATAATGAAAAGTCGCGGCCTGCCACCGTTGTGAATATCGACAATGAAAACATTTACTGTCTTGTACCCAAGCAAAACGGAGGTAATAATAAGATAAGTATAAAGGTGAAGAACGATTCTGTTTCTATCGCCAAAACCTTCCGTTACAGTGTTTCGCAGAACATTTCGAATGTAGTGGGTTTGACGGGCGTTGCCGGGTCTGTGGATGGCTCTATGGCAGATGGCCGTATTCAGCGGACCTTTGGGATAGCGGCACTTGGAGAAGACCAGGTGATGTCGTTTGAAATGCTGAGTGGTGCGGTCAGGTATCTTTCCATTCCCGAGAACAAGATATATACGGTACAAACGGGTTTTGCGGCGGGGCAGCCTGCCATTAATGCAGCGCGTACGAAGGTGTATGCCATTCAATATGGGGTGCCTCATAAAGTCATCTGTTATAAGAAGGAAAACCTATGGGCTCCTGAAGTGCTTACGGCAGGTATTGCCAGGCCCAATGGTGTTACTGTGGCGGGTGTTATAGTTTCGGCTGCACTGGATAATACGGAGCAATGGCTTTATTTCCGGGACAAGGCTGGCGTGTTTGGGCGTCTTGAAATAGACAATCCCGGGAATGTCCAGATCTTAAATGAAACATGCGGTCCTGTGGGCAGCGCCGATTATAATTACCTGGCGTATAGCCGTGTGGACGACTGCTTTTACTTTGGCGTTCAAAATATTCATTCTATTTACCGGGTTGAGAAGAACGGCACCAATGTGCAGCTGTGGGCGGGCTCGAGCCAGGGCACCAATGATGGTCCGCGCCTGGAAGCCAAGTTCAACAGTCCGGGCGGACTTGCTGTTGACGGGGAAGGCAATATCCTGATCATGGATACCAATAACCATACAGTTCGCAGGTTAAACCATGGTTCCGGTTATGTTTCGCGTATTGCCGGGACGACAGCCTCTTTGGGGTTCAGCAATGGCGATCCGCTTTCGTCGAAACTAAACTATCCCTATGCTATCAATGCGGACGAATATGATAACTATTTCCTGGGAGAAAGCTGGGGTTGCACCATCAGGAAACTAGCCATCGAATAA